The following proteins are co-located in the Frigidibacter mobilis genome:
- a CDS encoding Hint domain-containing protein — MASFSGTPGNDTWTGTSTADTVNAGVGNDTISTGGGNDTVFAGPEAPATATLLDLNWTQAGGDGTSLAGGFTQDTGGIDVTVRYTNDGRGTGFEVETGETQYKAASETFSTTSSARIDGTGNGDTATVTMDFAASAGSLYSGSVQNVAFRINDIDSGVRAWRDVVTVKAYDAAGNPVAVSFTAAGNDSISGSTITAGDTSDTAGSAAGSVLVSVAGPVSRIEIDYNNSGSNGQLIYLTDVQFLAVPAPDDDSVYGGDGDDTIYGGYGNDRLYGEAGNDRLIGGAGDDILIGGAGDDILEGGAGADVLDGGSGMDYADYRASGAGVTINLATGTASGGDATGDTLSGIDGIYGSAHDDHLTGFDGQGTSADDTYTNIFHGGAGNDTLDGAGGDDILYGDEGDDLLIGGSGNDLLEGGTGNDTLQGGSGNDILIGGAGADTMEGGDDADIFYISGPGAGAGDIVRGGAGGNDHDTLDLTGSKPPGGSKTITYTGIDSDGNGFDGYVNWFDANGAPAGTLRFENIEVIVPCFTPGTLIDSHHGPVAVETIRPGDLVLTRDNGYQPVHWTGARALTAAELQADRTLAPVHIAAGALGPGLPERALTVSPQHRMLLTGVRAELMFGETEVLVAALHLVGRPGITRGKPAPVSYIHIMCAQHEIILAEGAWTESFQPGARTLAGMGEPQREELFRLFPELAAGADQGGPGYLSARPSLKAHEVRALLAA; from the coding sequence ATGGCGAGTTTTTCCGGCACTCCTGGCAACGATACCTGGACCGGCACCAGCACTGCCGACACCGTCAACGCCGGTGTGGGCAATGACACGATCAGCACCGGCGGCGGCAATGACACGGTGTTCGCCGGCCCCGAGGCGCCCGCCACGGCCACCCTGCTGGACCTGAACTGGACGCAGGCGGGCGGCGACGGCACCTCGCTGGCCGGCGGCTTCACCCAGGATACCGGCGGCATCGACGTGACCGTCCGCTACACCAATGACGGCCGCGGCACCGGCTTTGAGGTCGAGACCGGCGAGACCCAGTACAAGGCGGCTTCCGAAACCTTCTCGACCACCTCCTCGGCACGGATTGACGGGACCGGCAACGGCGACACCGCAACCGTGACGATGGACTTCGCCGCCTCGGCCGGCAGCCTCTATTCCGGCAGCGTCCAGAATGTGGCCTTCCGCATCAACGATATCGATTCCGGCGTGCGGGCCTGGCGCGACGTCGTCACGGTCAAAGCCTATGACGCGGCAGGCAATCCCGTGGCCGTCAGCTTCACGGCAGCCGGGAATGACAGCATCTCGGGCAGCACCATCACTGCCGGCGACACCAGCGATACGGCCGGCAGCGCGGCAGGCTCGGTGCTGGTCTCGGTGGCCGGGCCGGTCAGCCGGATCGAGATCGACTACAACAACAGCGGCAGCAACGGCCAGCTGATCTACCTCACCGATGTGCAGTTCCTCGCAGTTCCGGCCCCCGACGACGACAGTGTCTATGGCGGCGACGGCGATGACACGATCTATGGCGGCTACGGCAATGACCGGCTGTATGGCGAGGCTGGCAACGACAGGCTGATCGGCGGCGCGGGCGATGATATCCTAATCGGTGGCGCCGGCGACGACATCCTGGAGGGCGGGGCAGGCGCCGACGTGCTGGATGGCGGCTCGGGCATGGACTACGCCGATTACCGCGCCTCGGGCGCCGGCGTCACCATAAACCTCGCCACCGGCACCGCCTCGGGCGGCGATGCGACGGGCGACACGCTGTCGGGCATCGACGGCATCTACGGCTCGGCCCATGACGACCATCTGACCGGCTTTGACGGGCAGGGCACCAGCGCGGACGATACCTATACCAACATCTTCCACGGCGGCGCCGGCAATGACACGCTCGACGGCGCCGGGGGGGACGACATCCTCTATGGTGACGAGGGCGATGACCTGCTGATCGGCGGCAGCGGTAACGACCTGCTGGAGGGTGGCACCGGCAATGACACGCTGCAGGGGGGCAGCGGTAACGACATCCTGATCGGCGGTGCGGGCGCCGACACGATGGAGGGCGGCGACGATGCCGACATCTTCTACATCTCGGGCCCCGGCGCCGGCGCCGGCGACATCGTCCGCGGCGGCGCGGGCGGAAACGATCACGACACCCTCGACCTGACCGGATCGAAGCCCCCCGGCGGATCGAAGACCATCACCTATACCGGCATCGACAGCGACGGGAACGGCTTTGACGGCTATGTCAACTGGTTCGATGCAAACGGTGCCCCCGCCGGGACCCTGCGGTTCGAGAATATCGAGGTCATCGTGCCCTGCTTCACCCCCGGCACCCTGATCGACTCCCATCACGGGCCCGTCGCCGTGGAAACCATCCGCCCCGGCGATCTGGTGCTGACCCGCGACAATGGCTACCAGCCGGTGCACTGGACTGGCGCCCGCGCCCTGACCGCCGCCGAGCTGCAGGCAGACCGCACGCTGGCTCCGGTGCATATCGCCGCCGGTGCGCTTGGCCCCGGCCTGCCCGAACGCGCGCTGACCGTCTCGCCGCAGCACCGGATGCTGCTGACCGGGGTGCGGGCCGAACTCATGTTCGGCGAGACCGAAGTCCTGGTCGCCGCGCTGCATCTGGTCGGGCGTCCCGGCATCACCCGCGGCAAGCCGGCGCCGGTGAGCTATATCCACATCATGTGCGCGCAGCATGAGATCATCCTGGCCGAAGGCGCCTGGACCGAAAGCTTCCAGCCCGGCGCCCGCACCCTTGCCGGCATGGGCGAGCCGCAGCGGGAGGAGCTGTTCCGGCTGTTCCCCGAGCTTGCCGCGGGTGCAGATCAGGGCGGCCCCGGCTATCTCTCGGCCCGGCCCAGCCTGAAGGCGCATGAGGTGCGGGCGCTGCTGGCGGCCTAA